From the genome of Deltaproteobacteria bacterium PRO3, one region includes:
- a CDS encoding ABC transporter permease encodes MSKILKLLKISWRNVFRNRRRSTLTLMILVSGSSCLLAMGGFLDDLLWNLRETTIHGQLGHFLASPKGYWERGSSTPFNFLIKDADRVQRAFAAAVPDSYSVPRIKFGGLLSSDSDGVSVVALGVDPAAEQRMGSYVNPGLKRPVTNVVQGKDLDANDPYGILLGEGLVKMLNLKVGDSVTFISTRPEGAIDGSTFRVRGVFQTIIKDVGERLVKLPLKTAQEILGIPNQVNSFLIVLQDTDLTEPTRAALANDKSPELAGLEILPWSEQSIYYNQSKDFLDNLFLIVKVVISLIFIVSIANTVNMALFERMKEYGTMMAIGNSRWTIFNMIVFEAVILGLVGSLFGLLVGYGITRAITGLQLQIPPPPTTGANDWFFINFLLTPRLFVQVFLISFLSAVVSAILPAYRASHIRIVQALGYV; translated from the coding sequence ATGAGTAAAATCCTAAAACTCCTGAAGATCTCGTGGAGAAATGTCTTCCGCAATCGCCGGCGCAGCACCCTGACCCTCATGATCCTGGTCAGCGGCTCCTCCTGCCTCCTGGCGATGGGCGGTTTCCTCGACGACCTTCTGTGGAACCTGCGGGAGACTACGATCCACGGTCAACTGGGGCATTTCTTGGCAAGCCCCAAGGGTTATTGGGAGCGCGGTTCCAGCACGCCCTTCAACTTCCTCATTAAAGACGCCGACCGCGTCCAAAGGGCCTTCGCAGCGGCCGTCCCCGATTCCTACTCGGTGCCCCGGATCAAGTTCGGCGGCCTGCTGAGCAGCGATTCGGACGGCGTCTCGGTGGTGGCTCTCGGCGTCGACCCGGCGGCGGAGCAGAGGATGGGGAGCTACGTCAACCCCGGCCTCAAGCGGCCGGTCACCAACGTCGTGCAAGGGAAGGACCTCGACGCGAACGACCCTTACGGCATCTTGCTCGGCGAGGGCTTGGTGAAGATGCTCAACCTGAAGGTCGGCGACAGCGTGACCTTCATCTCGACGCGGCCCGAGGGGGCCATCGACGGCTCGACCTTCCGCGTCCGCGGCGTGTTTCAGACGATCATCAAGGACGTGGGCGAGCGGCTGGTCAAGCTGCCCTTGAAGACCGCCCAGGAGATCCTCGGCATTCCGAATCAGGTGAACAGCTTCTTGATCGTCCTCCAGGACACAGACCTGACCGAGCCCACACGGGCCGCGCTCGCCAATGACAAGTCCCCGGAGCTCGCGGGCCTGGAGATCCTGCCTTGGAGCGAGCAGAGCATCTACTACAACCAGTCCAAGGACTTCCTCGACAACCTCTTCCTAATCGTCAAGGTCGTCATCAGCCTGATCTTCATCGTCAGCATCGCGAACACGGTCAACATGGCCCTCTTCGAGAGGATGAAGGAATACGGCACCATGATGGCGATCGGCAATTCCCGCTGGACCATCTTCAACATGATCGTCTTCGAGGCGGTCATCCTGGGGCTGGTGGGTTCGCTCTTCGGACTGCTCGTCGGCTACGGCATCACCCGGGCGATCACAGGGCTGCAGCTCCAGATCCCGCCGCCGCCGACGACCGGCGCGAACGACTGGTTTTTTATCAATTTCCTGCTGACGCCGAGGCTCTTCGTCCAAGTGTTTTTGATTTCCTTCTTGTCGGCCGTCGTCTCGGCGATCCTACCGGCCTATCGGGCCTCGCATATCCGGATCGTCCAGGCACTCGGCTACGTCTAG
- a CDS encoding potassium/proton antiporter → MTRVPSLEHILLAAGSLLVLSILASKATGRFGVPALLIFLAIGMLAGSDGPGGIYFDDDQAAQSLGVLALAYILFSGGLETQWKEIRPVLAPGLTLATLGVLFTAAVLALAVKHLLNFSWLEAFLLGAIVSSTDAAAVFSVLRSRNVGLKGNLKPLLELESGSNDPMAVFLSLGLIELIKNPTFSLWQLFPSFLEQMALGVVFGYALGRGAAWAINRIRLNYEGLYPVLTLSLVLVTYGLTAVVGGNGFLAVYLAGMVLGNQRLLHKKSLTHFHDGLAWLMQIAMFLTLGLLVFPSQLPAVIPVGLWTSLALIFVARPLAVFFCLIVFRFDLREKVLLSWVGLKGAVPIILATFPRLADIPQADTIFNLVFFIVLTSVLLQGTTIPLVARWLGVQIPMVPARARPLDFEPIAGQDTDLTELLVPYQSPAAGKKLVDLGWPAESRITLIGRGEEFLVPSGETSLEAGDVLLTLLQPKDLPRIRGILEG, encoded by the coding sequence ATTACCCGCGTGCCATCGCTGGAACACATCCTGCTCGCCGCCGGGTCGCTGCTCGTCCTCAGCATCCTCGCCAGCAAGGCCACCGGCCGCTTCGGCGTGCCGGCCCTGCTGATCTTTCTCGCCATCGGCATGCTGGCCGGCTCGGACGGGCCGGGCGGTATTTACTTCGACGACGACCAGGCGGCGCAATCGCTGGGCGTTCTGGCGCTCGCCTACATCCTGTTTTCGGGCGGCCTCGAGACCCAATGGAAGGAAATCCGGCCCGTCCTCGCACCGGGGCTGACCCTGGCGACCTTGGGCGTACTATTCACCGCAGCCGTCCTCGCCCTCGCCGTGAAACACCTACTGAACTTCTCCTGGCTGGAGGCCTTCCTGCTGGGCGCCATCGTCTCCTCCACCGACGCGGCCGCCGTATTCTCGGTGCTCCGCTCGCGCAACGTCGGCTTGAAGGGCAACCTCAAGCCCCTGCTCGAGCTCGAGTCCGGCAGCAACGACCCGATGGCGGTCTTCCTCAGCCTGGGCCTGATCGAGCTGATCAAGAATCCCACATTCTCGCTGTGGCAGCTCTTTCCCTCCTTTCTGGAGCAGATGGCCTTGGGCGTCGTCTTCGGCTACGCCCTGGGCCGCGGCGCGGCCTGGGCGATCAACCGCATCCGGTTGAACTACGAGGGGCTCTATCCCGTCCTGACGCTCTCGCTGGTGCTCGTCACCTACGGTCTGACGGCCGTTGTGGGCGGCAACGGCTTTCTCGCCGTCTATCTGGCGGGGATGGTCCTCGGCAACCAACGCCTCCTGCACAAGAAGAGCCTCACCCACTTCCACGACGGACTGGCCTGGCTGATGCAGATTGCGATGTTCCTCACGCTGGGGCTCTTGGTCTTCCCGTCCCAGCTGCCGGCGGTAATCCCGGTGGGGCTATGGACCTCGCTCGCACTCATCTTCGTCGCCCGGCCGCTCGCGGTCTTTTTCTGCCTGATCGTGTTCCGCTTCGACCTCCGCGAGAAGGTATTGCTCTCCTGGGTCGGATTGAAGGGAGCGGTGCCGATCATCCTCGCCACCTTCCCGCGGCTGGCCGACATCCCTCAGGCCGACACTATCTTCAACCTGGTCTTCTTCATCGTCCTGACCTCGGTCCTGCTCCAGGGAACCACCATCCCCTTGGTCGCGCGGTGGCTCGGCGTGCAGATCCCGATGGTGCCGGCGCGGGCCCGGCCCCTGGACTTCGAGCCGATCGCCGGCCAAGACACCGACCTGACCGAGCTGTTGGTGCCCTATCAATCGCCGGCGGCGGGTAAAAAGCTGGTCGACCTAGGCTGGCCCGCGGAATCGAGGATCACGTTGATCGGGCGCGGGGAGGAATTTTTAGTTCCCAGCGGGGAAACCTCTCTTGAGGCGGGGGATGTCCTGCTCACCCTGCTCCAACCCAAGGACCTGCCGCGGATTCGAGGCATCCTGGAGGGATAA
- the hemL gene encoding glutamate-1-semialdehyde-2,1-aminomutase — protein MALKQSEKLFAAAKKLFPGGVNSPVRAFQSVGGHPLFITRASGAYLTDVDGNNYIDYVGSWGPMIAGHAHPKVVEAIQAAAAQGTSYGAPSPLEVQMAKQLMRHLPSLQRLRLVNSGTEAVMGALRAARGFTGRPKILKFAGCYHGHADYLLVKAGSGALTHGRPDSLGVPESFVEHTLIAPYNDLAAAEKLARRHRKDLAAVIVEPVVGNMGCVLPKPGFLEGLRKLCDATGALLVFDEVMTGFRVHPGGAQGLFGIRPDLTTLGKVIGGGLPVGAYGGRADVMKCVSPEGGVYQAGTLSGNPVAMAAGLATLKLISTPKAHAKLLRKTERLAKGIAEVAQRARCRVQVPYACGMLSLFFSGRPVENLDDAMASQGALFRRFFHEMLARGVYLPPSPYEAWFVSLAHGENELAKTLRAAKDSFLTLAQENG, from the coding sequence ATGGCCCTCAAGCAATCGGAAAAACTCTTCGCCGCGGCGAAGAAACTCTTCCCCGGCGGCGTGAACAGCCCGGTCCGCGCCTTCCAGAGCGTCGGGGGGCATCCCCTCTTCATCACCCGGGCCTCGGGCGCCTATCTCACCGACGTCGACGGCAACAACTACATCGACTACGTCGGCTCCTGGGGCCCGATGATCGCGGGCCACGCCCACCCCAAGGTCGTCGAGGCGATCCAAGCCGCCGCCGCCCAGGGCACCAGCTACGGCGCACCCTCGCCGCTGGAGGTGCAGATGGCCAAGCAGCTGATGCGCCACCTGCCCAGCCTGCAGCGCCTGCGCTTGGTCAACTCCGGCACCGAGGCCGTCATGGGCGCGCTGCGCGCCGCGCGCGGCTTCACCGGGCGTCCCAAGATCCTCAAGTTCGCCGGCTGCTACCACGGACACGCCGACTACCTGCTGGTCAAGGCGGGCTCGGGCGCCCTCACCCATGGGCGCCCCGACAGCCTGGGCGTCCCCGAATCCTTCGTCGAGCACACCTTGATCGCGCCCTACAACGACCTGGCCGCCGCCGAAAAATTGGCGCGGCGACACCGCAAGGACCTCGCGGCCGTCATCGTCGAGCCCGTCGTCGGCAACATGGGTTGCGTGCTCCCCAAGCCGGGATTCCTCGAGGGATTGAGGAAGCTCTGCGACGCGACCGGCGCCCTGCTGGTCTTCGACGAGGTCATGACCGGCTTCCGGGTGCACCCGGGCGGGGCGCAGGGCCTCTTCGGCATTCGCCCCGACCTGACGACCTTGGGCAAGGTCATCGGCGGCGGCCTCCCGGTGGGCGCCTACGGCGGGCGCGCCGACGTGATGAAGTGCGTCAGCCCCGAGGGCGGCGTCTACCAGGCGGGAACCCTGTCGGGAAACCCCGTCGCGATGGCGGCGGGCTTGGCCACGCTCAAGCTCATCTCCACCCCCAAGGCGCACGCCAAGCTGCTGCGCAAGACGGAGCGGCTCGCCAAGGGCATCGCCGAGGTGGCGCAGCGGGCGCGCTGCCGGGTGCAGGTGCCCTACGCCTGCGGGATGCTGAGCCTGTTTTTTTCCGGCCGCCCCGTCGAAAACTTGGACGACGCCATGGCAAGCCAAGGGGCCCTGTTCCGCCGCTTCTTCCACGAGATGCTCGCGCGGGGCGTCTACCTGCCGCCCTCGCCCTACGAGGCCTGGTTCGTCTCGCTGGCGCACGGCGAAAACGAGCTCGCCAAGACCTTGCGCGCCGCCAAGGACAGCTTTCTCACCCTCGCGCAGGAAAACGGATAA